The region tccagacctgcagcagccagtcagatccctccttcatgtgttgacaggctaacagaagtccaaggcttcactgacgcccagcaggaggagtacttcaggaggaggtccagggatgaagagctgtccaacagaatcatctcacacatcaagacGTCCAAAAgtcttcacatcatgtgtcaagtcccagttttctgctggatcatcgctacagttctggagcacatgttgactacagaccagcaaggagagctgccccagaccatgactgacctgtactcacacttcctgctggtccagaccaggaggaagaggatcaagtaccatgagggacatgagacaagtccacaggagctgatggaggcttacggggaagttcttctgaagctggggaggctggcgtttgaacatctggagaaagggaacatcctgttctaccaagaagacctggagcagtgtggtcttgatgtcacagaggcctcggtgtactcaggactctgtactgagatcttcaaaacagagagtgtgatcttccagaaaacagtctactgctttgttcatctgagtgttcaggagtttctggctgcagtctacatgttccactgtcacaccaacaggaacaaggaggtcctgaaggactttctgggaaaaaaacagcaagattcagccctggaggacttcctgatcacagtcctggagaaatcctttgaaagtgaaaatggtcacctggacctgtttgtccgcttccttcatggtctctctctgcagtccaaccagagactcttaggaggtctgctgggtcagacagaaaccaaaccagagaccatccagagagccatcaacaacctgaagaagatgaacagttattttatctctcctgacagaagcatcaacatcttccactgtctgatggagctgaaggatcactcagttcatcaggagatccaggagttcctgaagtcagagaccagatcagagaagaaactctccctgatccactgctcaggtctggcctacatgctacagatgtcagaggatgttctggatgagttagacctgaagaagtacaacacatcagaggagggacgacggagactgatcccagctgtgatgaactgcaggaaggctcggtgagtccactctcattctcatccatccTTCTGAAGGTtagtgaagatgtttttaaatcaaatctgattcagatggtttttcaatgtcagctgtttgttttcagattattcaaatgctgccagagataaatattcacttagttgtgtttctagtggaaatgctaaagactgatgacatcagcaggtatcagtgactgatcatcttcacagcttcactgttcactgatctgaactcagtgaaaatcaaaacctagatcaggtccctgacagactgaggacacaTTTTATGTCTTCACCTGAAAATTGGATAAAACTcagtgtgagagagatgagaacaaAAGTTCCATGTCAGAGTGAAAAAATTCAGTGAGAAGacaaaatctgaatcagaagaGAAGTCTGagtctttagtcctcaaaccctccagaCGAATATGTAGTTTCCTCTGTCGcagtgacatattgtgtaatgtgtgtcatcacagacttgttggttgtggactcaCAAAGACTGAGTGCAATGTTGTGGcttcagctctaaagtccaacccctcccatctgagagacctggacctgagtcagaaccacatagaggattcaggactgaagctggtgtgtgctggactggagagtccaaactgtggactggagactctgaggtcagttcactgactggacctgctgtagtttgaatgttgtgctgttgtttggatgatgtgtgTTTAGACATGATGGTGACCCgaaataacacaaagatcattgaggacatttctgatttattatcaatgatttgatcttcatcttttattctctACTCAGGTTcgagaactgcagtttgtcagagatcagctgttcttctctggtctcagctctgaagtccaacccctcccatctcagagaactggacctgagtgtgAACtgcctgaaggattcaggactgaaggatctgtgtggttttctgaagagtcctcactgtagactggagactctgaggtcggactgatgttttatttctgctctcagattaatatgatgttacagttgtggtgactctgacctgcagacaagTTTATATTTGAGGGAAAATCCTgcaaaaaaactgcattttaatcatttgaaaattaccgtattttgcggaccataaggtgCACTGCATTATGAGGAGCAATATCAATTaacaggtctattttcatacataaggcacatgataaaacatataaagcgaGGCACAGTATGTACCgttattacaaaaagtggtggAGGTAAGCATACTGCGTTTACTATTCTCTGATTGACTTATCGTTGCCAGCAACAGCAAACAACCTGAAGTTAGTGGGACGTTGGAACAACATTgtctcccaacatttgattataattggattatgatatagatttaaaaattgggtttatgttaaaaacctaacgttggctcGATGTCTAATTATTGTAaagtaacactgactaaatgttggatgatggttgcactccag is a window of Echeneis naucrates chromosome 2, fEcheNa1.1, whole genome shotgun sequence DNA encoding:
- the LOC115055974 gene encoding ribonuclease inhibitor-like, with the protein product MNCRKARLVGCGLTKTECNVVASALKSNPSHLRDLDLSQNHIEDSGLKLVCAGLESPNCGLETLRLESCSLSDISCSSLVSALKSNPSHLRKLDLNQNDLKDSDLKDLSGLVKSPDFRLETLRCWTWQ